In one Dama dama isolate Ldn47 chromosome 5, ASM3311817v1, whole genome shotgun sequence genomic region, the following are encoded:
- the C5H17orf75 gene encoding protein Njmu-R1 yields MLPSLQESLDGDEKELESSEEGGSAEERRLDPPPSSHYCLYSYRGSRLAQQRADSDDGSPGGTNAETPSGDDFSLSLVDTSLPSEVEPELRSFIAKRLSKGAVFEGLGNVAAVELRIPGCRVGCYYCLFQQEKPLPQTASMDSEQKSSEYVVCFLGGSEKGLELFRLELDKYIQGLKNNMNCEESSGENHIQSYLSSWFADVVCPIQRVVHLFQEKLTFLLHAALSYTPVEVKGSDEKTKRDIHRFLSVASLQGLIHEGTMTSLCMAMTEEQHKSVIIDCSSSQPQFHNAGSNRFCEDWMQAFMNGAEGGNPFLFRQVLENFKLKAIQDTNNLKRFIRQAEMNHYALFKCYMFLKNCGSGDILLKIVKVEHEEMPEAKNVVAVLEEFMKEAPAQSFG; encoded by the exons ATGCTCCCCTCCTTGCAGGAATCGCTGGATGGGGATGAAAAGGAGCTAGAGAGCAGCGAAGAGGGCGGCTCCGCCGAGGAGCGGAGACTCGACCCGCCGCCCAGCAGCCACTACTGTCTCTACAGCTACCGCGGAAGCAG ATTGGCACAGCAGCGAGCGGACAGCGATGATGGAAGCCCAGGTGGCACAAATGCAGAAACTCCCTCTGGTGATGATTTCAG CCTCTCCTTGGTAGATACTAGTCTACCATCTGAAGTGGAACCAGAACTACGCAGTTTCATTGCGAAGCGTCTTTCTAAGGGAGCAGTCTTTGAAGGGCTGGGTAATGTTGCAGCTGTAGAGCTGAG aatTCCAGGTTGCCGAGTCGGTTGTTATTACTGCCTTTTCCAACAAGAAAAACCGCTTCCCCAAACAGCATCAATGGACTCTGAGCAGAAGTCTTCAGAGTATGTGGTCTGTTTTTTAGGAGGGTCTGAAAAAGGACTTGAGCT TTTCAGGCTTGAATTGGATAAGTACATTCAAGGGCTGAAAAATAACATGAACTGTGAG GAAAGCAGTGGGGAGAACCACATCCAGTCTTACCTGAGCAGCTGGTTTGCAGATGTTGTTTGCCCCATCCAAAGGGTGGTCCATCTCTTTCAGGAGAAGCTCACCTTTCTGCTACATGCT GCTCTGAGTTATACTCCTGTTGAGGTTAAAGGATcagatgaaaaaacaaagagagacaTTCACAG gtTTCTGAGCGTGGCTAGTCTCCAAGGCCTCATTCACGAAGGCACCATGACGTCGTTGTGCATGGCCATGACGGAGGAGCAGCATAAGTCTGTGATCATCGACTGCAGCAGCTCCCAGCCTCAGTTCCACAATGCAG GGAGCAACCGCTTTTGTGAGGATTGGATGCAGGCTTTCATGAATGGTGCCGAAGGAGGTAACCCTTTTCTTTTTCGACAAGTCCTGGAGAACTTTAAACTAAAG GCCATACAAGACACAAATAATTTGAAGAGATTTATCCGGCAGGCAGAAATGAATCATTATGCTTTGTTTAAATGTTACATGTTCCTAAAGAACTGTGGTAGTGGAGATATCCTTTTGAAGATTGTTAAAGTGGAACACGAAGAAATGCCGGAAGCCAAAAATGTGGTAGCTGTCCTTGAGGAATTTATGAAAGAAGCTCCTGCCCAGAGTTTTGGATGA